From a region of the Papilio machaon chromosome 26, ilPapMach1.1, whole genome shotgun sequence genome:
- the LOC106716418 gene encoding uncharacterized protein LOC106716418 produces MDVKFVIIFICLLALLPTPGHADFLYNRISPKTPEELDALNLKCAPGRTILKIESVSDKSFDDDDGTEEDDGEIATDTRRVHMKFPPKDDSCKICVCSVEGKDEYCSKRPAMNVNECMRMTMINDSFNKNIPFDHERSLSYRIRRVGDEETECVPFLSEYTDCSEANVCTGCTKCSCSAEGQWQCQLVQECPGSGDEDVVNADTISNAYDVLFNELSNMETKAEPIDPEIQPEESRLLGSYEDLDEGQHMAPIVKRSVSQNTSTNNANGTVKFYNIVDEINEDTLKNTNESGTIEAKQFNGVKVPKISRRTSVMNTKNITGISDLHIDFHQPKEFDHHIVDNKIDSLVRNEEKIKILNPSKIGEVIGNHSQQTKDKDLSQIVVNELKKGSEIIGNKDMTPVSNITFTPENDTLTAMAFIAGDLLSKLWKIEKESSVESMETEVLKHEKLADLLELFKEPLTMRQELFIKNALERLSKALDKDRKLKNVSLCETLASSESILGNSSNGNHEDVIEMHTNCKNSNDSKHQHANNPSVNGTVEAISKIQSKK; encoded by the exons ATGGACGTGAAATTTGTGATAATTTTCATCTGCCTACTCGCTCTGCTGCCCACACCTGGACATGCTG attttttatacaatagaaTTAGTCCGAAGACACCGGAAGAATTAGATGCATTGAATCTCAAATGTGCACCCGGTCGGACGATATTAAAGATAGAGTCAGTATCAGATAAAAGttttgatgatgatgatggaaCAGAGGAAGATGATGGTGAAATAGCAACTGATACGAGACGAGTTCACATGAAATTTCCACCGAAAGACGACAGCTGTAAAATATGCGTCTGCTCTGTAGAAGGCAAAGACGAATACTGCAGCAAAAGACCCGCTATGAACGTCAACGAATGTATGAGGATGACAATGATCAAtgacagttttaataaaaatataccattCGATCATGAGAGGTCACTTTCTTACCGGATTAGAAGAG TGGGAGATGAGGAAACCGAATGCGTACCATTCTTGTCAGAGTATACAGATTGTTCTGAAG CCAACGTGTGCACTGGCTGTACTAAATGCTCGTGTTCAGCGGAAGGGCAATGGCAGTGCCAGTTGGTGCAAGAGTGCCCAGGGTCGGGAGACGAGGATGTAGTCAATGCGGATACCATTAGCAACGCCTATGATGTCTTGTTCAATG AACTTTCTAACATGGAAACTAAAGCTGAACCGATAGATCCAGAAATTCAGCCTGAGGAAAGTCGTTTGTTAG GAAGCTATGAAGATTTAGACGAAGGGCAACACATGGCACCAATAGTGAAGAGATCCGTGAGTCAGAATACAAGCACTAATAATGCCAATGGAACTGTTAAGTTTTATAACATCGTTGATGAAATAAATGAag acACTTTGAAGAATACTAATGAATCAGGTACAATTGAGGCGAAACAGTTTAATGGTGTGAAAGTGCCGAAAATTTCAAGAAGGACCAGTGTTATGAAtaccaaaaatattactggaaTCAGTGATTTGCATATAGATTTTCATCAACCAAAAGAATTTGATCACCAcattgttgataataaaatagattccTTAGTTCGgaatgaagaaaaaataaaaatcttgaaCCCAAGTAAAATAGGTGAAGTGATAGGGAACCACTCACAACAAACCAAAGACAAAGACTTGTCTCAAATAGTTGTTAATGAACTCAAGAAAGGATCTGAAATAATTGGTAATAAGGATATGACTCCTGTttcaaatataacttttacacCAGAAAATGACACTTTGACTGCAATGGCATTCATTGCTGGTGATTTATTGAGCAAATTGTGGAAGATTGAAAAAGAATCAAGTGTCGAATCAATGGAAACCGAAGTATTGAAGCATGAAAAACTAGCTgatttattagaattatttaaagaacCACTTACAATGAGACAAGAATTATTCATAAAGAATGCTTTAGAAAGACTTTCAAAAGCATTAGATAAGGatagaaaattgaaaaatgtttcacTATGCGAAACTTTAGCTTCGTCAGAGAGTATTCTTGGTAATTCAAGTAATGGCAACCATGAAGATGTTATAGAAATGCATACAAACTGTAAAAACAGCAACGATTCTAAACATCAGCATGCTAATAATCCTTCAGTAAATGGTACTGTAGAGGcaatatcaaaaatacaaagt aaaaaataa
- the LOC123722485 gene encoding uncharacterized protein LOC123722485 → MGINSDHLNLTSKDKLVIDYLNIFKMNPNCAFKGISKDASVLPSIKGDTYDNISKLLNVKSMDDIVELISPSSNSNTRKKEKEIKNITTEAYFQTNNDKNKDEKFNSTKNKLKAHISAIFNDLKELQNQSGNFLKENKDIVNILPCLYNLFDAAKSEAKEITGVPKGSNLSNISLIFESLRNNLIGGSVSRRKEYTILPGSTKVWERVIKNLNKRSKDSRRNFNSGHKSFHEIKKIIDNVDMSSNSYKEYANLANVPVSSHLILLKVIQASVLQIVNALENIKSFIKSYIELPADEEFVIKKFIDSAVRSINLNKRISDKLKSYKKKLQREDLSNFRVDTFYKQAMRNPDYNVLETPTHGQYDEQKVEYNQGKVFTNNRFIDKPKFLSYTVDTRDVSRQSLNDKTMKFQEVDINNSNVFKLTRDQIISQLIKNRIELYIRIKEAKGIKSHPDINYNLAKRIRNQLETGNYGLAKELFSVFITNTVTDTNEFSSKNFSKGSSSQHVNIDKDAIFPLPQVNVKNSRNDVKFVASEGLLKQLNALKEMNF, encoded by the exons atgGGGATCAATAGtgatcatttaaatttaacgtcTAAGGACAAATTAGTAATAGATTAtcttaatatctttaaaatgaaTCCTAATTGTGCTTTTAAAGGGATATCAAAAGATGCAAGCGTTTTGCCAAGCATTAAAGGAGATACATACGATAATAtatcaaaacttttaaacGTAAAGTCTATGGATGATATCGTTGAATTAATATCGCCCTCTTCTAATTcaaatacaagaaaaaaggagaaagaaataaaaaatataactactgAGGCCTATTTTCAAACGAacaatgacaaaaataaagacGAAAAGTTCAattcaacaaaaaacaaattaaaagctCACATAAGTGCGATTTTCAACGATCTTAAGGAGTTGCAAAATCAAAGTGGAAATTTCTTAAAGGAGAATAAagatattgttaatattttgccatgtctatataatttatttgatgcaGCAAAAAGTGAAGCTAAAGAAATAACTGGAGTACCTAAAGGTTCAAATTTAAGTAACATAAGTCTAATATTTGAATCATTACGTAATAACCTTATTGGTGGTTCTGTCTCACGTAGAAAGGAATACACTATTTTGCCCGGATCTACAAAAGTATGGGAgagagttattaaaaatttaaataaacgaaGCAAAGATTCACGACGAAATTTTAACAGCGGACATAAATCTTttcacgaaattaaaaaaataatcgacaACGTTGATATGTCATCAAATTCATATAAAGAATACGCAAACTTAGCAAACGTACCAGTTTCTAgtcatttaatattgttaaaagttattCAAGCTAGTGTTTTACAAATCGTAAATGCtttggaaaatattaaatcatttatcaAAAGTTATATTGAACTGCCAGCAGACGAGGAATTTgtaattaagaaatttattGATAGCGCAGTAAGAagtattaacttaaataaaagaatatcagataaattaaagtcttataagaaaaaattacaacgcGAAGATCTTAGTAATTTTAGAGTGGATACTTTTTACAAGCAAGCAATGCGTAATCCTGATTATAATGTATTAGAGACTCCAACACACGGTCAATACGATGAACAAAAAGTTGAATACAATCAAGGAAAAGTCTTCACAAATAATAGATTTATAGATAAACCtaaatttctttcatataCTGTTGATACTAGAGATGTCAGTCGTCAATCGCTGAAtgataaaacaatgaaattccAAGAAGTTGATATAAACAAttctaatgtttttaaattaacgagAGATCAAATAATAAGTCAATTAATAAAGAATCGTATTGAATTGTACATACGAATTAAAGAAGCCAAAGGAATTAAATCACACCCTGatatcaattataatttagcaAAAAGGATAAGGAATCAATTGGAAACTGGAAATTATGGTTTAgcaaaagaattattttcagtttttattactaatactGTAACCGATACAAATGAATTTAGTTCGAAGAATTTCTCCAAAG GTTCATCTTCGCAGCATGTCAATATCGATAAGGATGCCATTTTTCCACTGCCGCAAGTCAACGTGAAAAATTCAAGAAACGACGTAAAATTCGTGGCATCGGAAGGtttgttaaaacaattaaatgcaTTGAAAGAAATGAATTTTTGA